A region of the Bacillus sp. NP247 genome:
CATTCCGTTTGCTTCCAGCTGTTTTAAATGCCTCGTAATGGCGGCATTATCAATATTCACTTCTTTCTGAAGTGCTTTTTGACTAATTTCATCTACTTCATATAACTGAAGTATAAGCTCTAGTCTAGATTGACTCATACCCGTACACCCTTCAAACTTCGAGCTTACTTCTTTATTGAGGAAGTGTAATTTATATAAAATTATTGCTTCTTTTGAGCATGAACTTGTCAAATTACCCCTCCTTTACATCCAAATCAAAAACGTTTGACGTATCAATAGTTGATACGTCAATTAATATAATCTATATCGATTTAGAATGCAAGCATTTTGTTTTCATTTTATTTTTTCCAAATTAAGGCGCTTTGTAGCGTTACAAAAAATGTAAATTACATTATAATAGTAATAATTTAAATGACTGGAGAGTGATTGTAATGCGGCAATACACAAATAGAAATGAGGAATTAAAAATGGAAAATGAAATGAGGATATTCATATATGACAACAATAAATATAGGGATTGTCGCGCACGTAGACGCTGGCAAGACGAGTTTGACTGAGCGTATTCTTTATGAAACGAATGTGATTAAAGAAGTTGGCCGAGTTGATAGCGGAAGTACGCAAACTGATTCAATGGAATTAGAAAGACAACGCGGAATTACGATTAAAGCATCTGTCGTTTCTTTCTTTATTGATGATTTAAAAGTAAATGTTATTGATACACCTGGACATGCTGATTTTATCGCTGAAGTGGAGCGATCATTTCGCGTACTAGACGGTGCAATTTTAGTTATTTCTGCCGTTGAAGGCGTGCAGGCACAGACAAAGATTTTAATGCGGACATTACAGAAACTACACATACCGACTGTTTTATTTGTAAATAAAATAGACCGCAGTGGCGCAAATACTGAAAAAGTTGTGAAACAAATAAAAGAGATTCTTTCAAATGAAGTATTCCCCTTCTACTCTGTAAAAAACGAAGGAACAAAAGAAGCACGGATTATTGAATATAAATCATATGACGATTGTATGGAACGAGTAGCACCATATAACGAGTCCTTGCTTGCATCATATGTAAATAACGAAATAATACCGGCCGCACTTTTAAGAAAAGAACTAGAAAAACAAATACAGCAAGCAAATGTGTTTCCTATCTTTTTTGGTTCAGCAATGACAGGTATGGGCGTAACTGAGCTACTTGAAAATATTTCAGCCCTAATTCCAGCTAATAAATCGGCACAAAATGAAACATTGTCTGGTGTTGTGTTTAAAATAGAACGTGAATCTTCTGGTGAAAAGATTGCTTACGTAAGAGTTTTTTCAGGTAGTTTACACGTTAGAAAATATGTTGACATTCAGCGCAGTGAGTCTCCGTCACGTAAAGAAAAGATTAAAAAAATGTGCATGTTTCATAATGGAAATGCGGTTCAAGCTTCTACTGTTCAAAGCGGAGAGTTTTGCAAAGTGTGGGGACTGAGTGATATTAAAATTGGTGATATTATCGGTGAACGGACAGATTATATAAAGGATATTCACTTTGCCGAACCGCAAATGGAGGCTGCAATTGATGCAGTGCCTAAAGAGCGAATTCATGATTTATACGCTGCTCTTATGGAACTATGCGAAGAAGATCCCCTCATTAAAATATGGAAAGACGGTGTTCATAATGAACTATATATCCGTCTTTTCGGTGAAGTGCAAAAAGAAGTTATCGAAACAACACTTTATGAAAAATACAATTTACAAGTTACTTTTTCAAATACGCGAGTTGTATGTATTGAAAAACCAATTGGCATAGGGAATAGCGTTGAAGTAATGAGTGAAAAAGAGAATCCTTTTTACGCAACAATCGGCTTCAAAGTGGAACGTGGTGTGCTTAACTCTGGTATTACGTATAACTTAGGCGTTGAACTTGGATCACTACCTTTAGCATTTCATAAAGCGATTGAAGATACTGTATTTCAAACGTTAAAACAAGGTTTATACGGCTGGGAAGTTACGGACATTTCCGTCACGTTAACACATTCTGGTTATGCAAGCCCTGTTACAACAGCGAGTGACTTTAGAAATTTAACACCGCTCGTTTTAATGGATGCTTTAAAGCAAGCTGAAACATGTGTATTTGAGCCATTAAACGAATTTGAATTAACTGTACCGGAGCACGCAATTAGTACCGCAATGTATAAGCTTGCAGCCATTCCAGCAACTTTCGCAGAGCCTATATTGCATAATGATTCTTATCACTTAACTGGATCGTTACCTATTGCGAAAACAGAGAATTTTAAACGAATGCTCCATTCATTTACAGAAGGAGAAGGAATCTTCACAACAAAGCCAGGTGGTTTTACAAAACTTACGGCTCCCTTCACTACTCGAAAACGTGTTGACTTTAATCCACTGAATCGCAAGGATTATTTACTTCATGTGCTGAAGGCTTATTAAATAAAAAAGAGGTGCAAATTGCACCTCTTTTTGTATGTATTGAAACTTAAATTAATTTGTCCTTACAACTTCTTTAAGTTGTTCTATTACTTTTGCTATTGCTTCAATTGAATTCTCTGTTTCATATTCCCCAACATTTAAAGAATGGTTTGCATTTTTGACAACATCGATCTTTAAATTCGTTTTATGTAACTGATTAATTTGATCTGTATTGTATTGATGATCTTTGTCTCCAATTACTAAAAGCCCTTCATGATTACTATGTAAGATAGAATCAAAAATCGTTTCAAACGTCAGTAAAGGTGTCAATAATATCATTTTTGACTGTAAAAACTCTTCTCTCTTCATTAAATCATTTGCAAGCGGAATTGTTCCAAGTGATTTTCCTAAAAACATCGAATCTTTGTATTGTCCACTTCTTAGCACTTCATTAATGATAGGATTAATATCACCCATCATTACTTTCGTTACTACTTCCATTGGTTTTTCCATTAATTGTCCTTCGTGGGAATAATGAATATGTACTACATCTATTTTATGTTCAAGCATTAACATCGTTGCATAATAGAATAACGGTTTATCATAATTGTAGCCTGAACCTGAAAACATAAAACAAATCGCACTGGAACCTTTTTCGATATGTGTGTAACGAATGGCTTTATCATCTATATGTATCTCTTTTTTAGTCCCCTTCACGGTTTTTCCCTCCGGATACGTTTACTTTTGTAAAACGATATGTTCTGTATGAACTGATACATCCTTTACTTTCTCTTTTATAAACGCGGGCTGTAAGTTATATGCATCTAACTCTTCTACCGGCACCCACTTAAATTCATACCTTCTTCCCTCTTCTTCGAGAATGTATTGATCCGCCCCACTCGCGGGTAATTCATGCAGCTCTACTTCATAATAAAAGCTAATTTCATGAAACTTCCGCTCAGAAAGTGTAAAGAAATTTTCTACTGACCATATTAATCTCTTTACTTCGATTGGAACAGCTAGCTCTTCTGCAAGCTCTCGTTTTAACGCATCTTCACTATTTTCTAGCATTTTCACTCGTCCGCCTGGTACGTACCAATAATCTTCCCCTTCGTCTTGAAGGATAAGTATTTTATTATCATGTTTACAAATTGCTCCGACTCGGTAATTAAAACATGTTTGCTCTACTTTAAACGTAAGATCCATCCGTAATGCCCCCTAATATATTAAATATCGATTTATTACAAAACGATTATGTATATGCTGTACAAATAAGATTACTAAATTTTTCTATTTTTTTCAATATTTTTCGAACTTTCCAAAAACTAATCACACCTTTTTGTCATTACAAGTATATATACATATGTTACAATCACAATACACACTAGAAAAGCACTATGGGGGTATGAATGGAAGCGTTATTAATCCAGCAA
Encoded here:
- a CDS encoding MarR family winged helix-turn-helix transcriptional regulator, with protein sequence MTSSCSKEAIILYKLHFLNKEVSSKFEGCTGMSQSRLELILQLYEVDEISQKALQKEVNIDNAAITRHLKQLEANGMITRRKNPDDNRITLVSLTEEGRNKIQVYQEEKERFATSAFKGLSEEERDNLLTMLDRIQENIKEL
- a CDS encoding GTP-binding protein, producing MTTINIGIVAHVDAGKTSLTERILYETNVIKEVGRVDSGSTQTDSMELERQRGITIKASVVSFFIDDLKVNVIDTPGHADFIAEVERSFRVLDGAILVISAVEGVQAQTKILMRTLQKLHIPTVLFVNKIDRSGANTEKVVKQIKEILSNEVFPFYSVKNEGTKEARIIEYKSYDDCMERVAPYNESLLASYVNNEIIPAALLRKELEKQIQQANVFPIFFGSAMTGMGVTELLENISALIPANKSAQNETLSGVVFKIERESSGEKIAYVRVFSGSLHVRKYVDIQRSESPSRKEKIKKMCMFHNGNAVQASTVQSGEFCKVWGLSDIKIGDIIGERTDYIKDIHFAEPQMEAAIDAVPKERIHDLYAALMELCEEDPLIKIWKDGVHNELYIRLFGEVQKEVIETTLYEKYNLQVTFSNTRVVCIEKPIGIGNSVEVMSEKENPFYATIGFKVERGVLNSGITYNLGVELGSLPLAFHKAIEDTVFQTLKQGLYGWEVTDISVTLTHSGYASPVTTASDFRNLTPLVLMDALKQAETCVFEPLNEFELTVPEHAISTAMYKLAAIPATFAEPILHNDSYHLTGSLPIAKTENFKRMLHSFTEGEGIFTTKPGGFTKLTAPFTTRKRVDFNPLNRKDYLLHVLKAY
- a CDS encoding alpha/beta hydrolase, encoding MKGTKKEIHIDDKAIRYTHIEKGSSAICFMFSGSGYNYDKPLFYYATMLMLEHKIDVVHIHYSHEGQLMEKPMEVVTKVMMGDINPIINEVLRSGQYKDSMFLGKSLGTIPLANDLMKREEFLQSKMILLTPLLTFETIFDSILHSNHEGLLVIGDKDHQYNTDQINQLHKTNLKIDVVKNANHSLNVGEYETENSIEAIAKVIEQLKEVVRTN
- a CDS encoding NUDIX hydrolase; amino-acid sequence: MDLTFKVEQTCFNYRVGAICKHDNKILILQDEGEDYWYVPGGRVKMLENSEDALKRELAEELAVPIEVKRLIWSVENFFTLSERKFHEISFYYEVELHELPASGADQYILEEEGRRYEFKWVPVEELDAYNLQPAFIKEKVKDVSVHTEHIVLQK